Genomic segment of Candidatus Zixiibacteriota bacterium:
AAATGTGAACGCCTTTAATCCCAGGGCGTTTTTTGAAGACCTTACCTCTGACCGGTGCGAAGCCTGCGGCGGAGGACCGATTATCTCAGCCATGATAGCGGCAAAGGAGTTGGGAGCAGACAAGTCCAAAGTAATCAAATATGCCAATTCCGGGGATGTGACCGGGGATAAATCTGGCGTGGTGGGTTATATGTCAGCAGTTTTCTACAACACAGGGAAAAATTCAGATGATCCTCCAAAGGAAAAGGCTGAAAAGGAGGTCCAGAAAAAGAAAGACACAGACTCCAGGATCTCGGATAAAGACAAAACATTTTTGCTTAAGCTTGCCAAGGAGACGATCGAGTGCAAGGTAAAAGGAATAAAATGTCCCGAATATAAGATAACCTCAGAGGTGCTTAAAGAGAACAGGGGTGCTTTTGTGACCATAAAAAAACATGG
This window contains:
- the amrA gene encoding AmmeMemoRadiSam system protein A, whose translation is NVNAFNPRAFFEDLTSDRCEACGGGPIISAMIAAKELGADKSKVIKYANSGDVTGDKSGVVGYMSAVFYNTGKNSDDPPKEKAEKEVQKKKDTDSRISDKDKTFLLKLAKETIECKVKGIKCPEYKITSEVLKENRGAFVTIKKHGDLRGCIGYIQAIKPLYQTVQEMAEAAALHDTRFNPVTKDELKDLKIEISVLTPLKRITDVSQIQVGTHGILIRKGYYSGLLLPQVATENNWDRKTFLEQTCFKAGMYDKDCWKDEDTEVYIFSADVF